The proteins below are encoded in one region of Lactuca sativa cultivar Salinas chromosome 3, Lsat_Salinas_v11, whole genome shotgun sequence:
- the LOC111895128 gene encoding homeobox-leucine zipper protein ATHB-4 yields MGEKDDGLGLSLSLKCSENYPPPPPPPLTVVAGSNGATATRFPLNLLPSPPLSFAQQRHHVATNHQKLSFIINHAAPSSSSVLPPDLNAETRSYSRGGIDVNRLPSTSTLVALTAERDDEALVSSPNSTVSSVSGKRVEREENEAERESSSHGISGDDDDDGGEASAARKKLRLSKDQAAVLEETFKEHNTLNPKQKLALAKQLDLRPRQVEVWFQNRRARTKLKQTEVDCEYLKRCCDTLTEENRRLQKEVNELRALKLSPQFYMNMNPPTTLTMCPQCERVAVSSSSSSSSAAATSSAVGSTGLPKALHHGSMTANHQKQNNPFLPRATIIPHRPHEAHHPRW; encoded by the exons atgggTGAGAAGGATGATGGTTTGGGGTTGAGTTTGAGTTTGAAATGCTCGGAAAATTATCCACCGCCACCACCGCCGCCGCTGACGGTTGTTGCCGGTTCGAACGGTGCGACTGCGACACGTTTTCCGTTGAATCTGTTGCCTTCTCCTCCTTTGTCATTTGCTCAACAACGGCATCATGTTGCGACGAATCATCAGAAGCTTTCGTTCATCATCAATCATGCTGCACCTTCATCGTCTTCTGTTCTTCCGCCTG ATCTGAATGCGGAAACGAGATCTTACTCACGAGGAGGAATAGACGTTAACCGGCTGCCGTCGACGTCAACTCTGGTGGCGTTAACGGCGGAGCGCGACGACGAAGCATTGGTTTCCTCCCCGAACAGCACGGTGTCGAGCGTGAGTGGGAAGAGAGTCGAGCGTGAGGAGAACGAGGCGGAGCGAGAATCAAGCTCGCACGGGATCAGTGGTGATGATGACGACGACGGTGGAGAAGCGTCGGCGGCGAGGAAGAAGCTCCGGCTATCAAAGGATCAGGCGGCCGTGCTCGAAGAAACATTCAAGGAGCACAACACTCTCAATCCG aaGCAAAAACTAGCCTTAGCAAAACAGCTGGATCTGAGGCCAAGGCAGGTGGAAGTATGGTTTCAAAACAGAAGGGCAAG AACGAAGTTGAAGCAGACTGAGGtcgattgtgagtatttaaagcgTTGTTGTGATACGTTAACGGAGGAGAACAGACGTTTGCAAAAGGAAGTCAACGAGTTAAGAGCTCTTAAATTGTCTCCACAATTTTACATGAACATGAATCCTCCGACAACGTTGACAATGTGCCCACAATGCGAGCGTGTAGCGgtctcctcatcatcatcatcctcatctGCGGCCGCTACATCATCTGCAGTTGGTTCAACCGGCCTCCCCAAAGCCCTCCATCATGGATCGATGACCGCCAACCACCAAAAGCAAAATAACCCCTTCCTTCCGAGAGCCACCATCATACCCCATCGCCCGCACGAAGCCCACCACCCTAGATGGTga